The Malaclemys terrapin pileata isolate rMalTer1 chromosome 20, rMalTer1.hap1, whole genome shotgun sequence genome contains the following window.
gatggggttgggtgttttcaaaaggcaaaaaactacaAACTCTCAAACCCAGAGATCCGTCTCGACCAAAAAAGGCCTGTTGACTGTTTCCTCCCAAATCCCCACGGTCTCTCGCTCGAGTGGCTAACAGTTCCAGGTGACAGTAAATACAGGAGAGCTCAGCTCGACTTGTGGCTGGTTCAGttggtcaaaaaacaaaaaaagagtcaGAAACGGTACGTGTCTGTCGTCTGCATGTGAACAGGCTTCCTCCTAGGGGCTGACGGAGGGCAGCGGGAGCAGGAGGCCACTACGCTGGCAAACTCAGCTTCTTCCCCTTTAGAACTGTGGGAGGAAGGATTTCAGCGTTTCTTACACCTTTGGTCTCAAGGCATTTTACaccttcacccaccactgagagGCAGCCCCTTCTAGGGTGGGGTGTGATAGCTGGTCACAAAGGACTTGCTGACCCAGAGGGGACATGCAGCCACCTGTGGGTGAGGTGCAACAGCTGCTTGTACAAGGAGCCCTTtctcagcactgagatgcagccacctctggggtgggggcatggcAGCTATTTAGCAGCACACAGCCATGTTGGAAAAGTATGACAAACGAGAACAGAGAGCAAATGCCAAGTCCTGAATTTTAGGCACTCAAACAAGGGCCTGATTCGCAGAGGGGCTGAACACACTCAGCTCCCATCGATCTTGGAGCACCTGGTCCCTCTGACAAAATccagcctcttccccaaagtGGATTttgatgcctaactttaggcagcaGCATTTGACAGGGTTGGCTGGCACGGTGGGCTGGCATAGCAGGGGCGACAGGGCCATGGGATAAAATTGCCACTGTACAGGGATTTGCCAGTCCGACTCCCCCAATGAAGTCCCACAGAGCCTTTAATGACCACACCACAGATCCCCACTGAATTACTAGTGTTAGCCCAGAAGCACAGGTCATTCggccccagctcctcacacatgCCCACCCTGGGAGGTGGTGAGCACGGCTGTTTCCAGAAGTGCTAACTGGGGTATAGCGAGGGGAAGCAACTTGTTTTCTCCCCAGACCACACAGCGAATCAGTGACGGAGCcaaaatagaacccagaagtcctcaCTTCCAGCTGCCCCCCTGtaaaccactagaccccactcccctccaggtGGAAGGACAGAACCCAGCAGTTCTGGCTCCTAGTCCCCCCCCGCTCAAACCCAcgagaccccactgccctcctacAGCTGGGGatagacccaggagtcctggctccgagccccccccccccccccccccccccgctctaactgCTAGACACCACTCCTCTCCAGAACTGGGGAGAGACCAGaggagtcctgctcccagcctccAGCTCTGACCACGAGATCCCTGTCCCTAATCTCCGCACGCACCTTTTGTGATGTAGAGGTAGAAGAAGTCGCAGTAGAGGATGGTCTGCACCCAGCCCGGCCACGATGGCGATCAGGtcaaaaaagcctcctgctggTAGCGCCAGATCCAGTTGAAGAGGTAGAGGGTGCGGTACATGCCCAGGGCGAAGAGATAGTGGCTTGGTGATGGTCTCCGCCTCGCCCGTCTTGCTCACCATGAACAACTGCGGCAGGATGGCCACCGACTCCAGGTAGATGGAGAACGTCCAGAGGATCTTAGGACCCACGCAGCGACGGGGAGAGAACCGGTTAGAACTTGCGCCGGAGTCCGTGGGATCCCCCCGCGCCAGACTCTAGGCGGGagacaccctccctccctgcccgccCCCAGAGTAACCAAGCCCCGCCCAAACAGCCTGGCGGTGCCCCCACCGAGGGCATGGGGCTGCCGTTACCTCCAGCGGAGTGAAGTCGTGGTTCACCAGGAAGGCCAGCACAGCCGTGGGCACCACAAGGAACTCCACCCGGAAGGTGTCGTGGTTCCCGTCGTATGTGGCCTTGAACTTGCTGTAGATCAGCCACACCGTGGCGTAGGAGCAGGTGATGTACACGACCTGGAGACAAGAGGCGGAGCTGGGTGGGAGCCCAATCCT
Protein-coding sequences here:
- the KDELR1 gene encoding ER lumen protein-retaining receptor 1 — encoded protein: MNIFRFLGDISHLLAIIILLMKIWKTRSCAGISGKSQILFAVVFTTRYLDLVTNFISFYNTSMKVVYITCSYATVWLIYSKFKATYDGNHDTFRVEFLVVPTAVLAFLVNHDFTPLEILWTFSIYLESVAILPQLFMVSKTGEAETITKPLSLRPGHVPHPLPLQLDLALPAGGFFDLIAIVAGLGADHPLLRLLLPLHHKSSKGEEAEFASVVASCSRCPPSAPRRKPVHMQTTDTYRF